Proteins encoded together in one Chloroflexota bacterium window:
- a CDS encoding VOC family protein has product MEKNWKLHHIAVIVRDIDKAVQYYQSLGIATVGREVIFPESKPKIRAKFVEVGSIPIEFIQPLEGESSRYKEFLDSKGEGVQHIAFAVDNLDGEADKLVDKGASIIVKGKAPAAFGSISAHFDTRQVGDFAIQLIQEAE; this is encoded by the coding sequence ATGGAGAAAAACTGGAAACTACATCACATAGCAGTAATTGTAAGGGATATAGACAAGGCTGTTCAGTATTATCAATCCTTGGGTATAGCCACAGTCGGGCGCGAGGTCATATTTCCAGAATCAAAGCCCAAAATTAGAGCCAAGTTCGTCGAGGTTGGATCGATACCCATTGAGTTTATTCAGCCTCTCGAAGGAGAATCATCAAGGTATAAGGAATTTCTGGACAGTAAAGGCGAGGGCGTTCAGCATATCGCCTTCGCCGTGGATAACCTAGACGGGGAAGCGGACAAGCTGGTCGATAAAGGGGCCTCGATTATAGTTAAAGGCAAAGCACCGGCTGCCTTTGGCAGTATCTCTGCTCACTTTGACACCCGTCAGGTTGGTGATTTTGCCATACAGTTGATACAGGAAGCAGAATAG
- a CDS encoding SDR family oxidoreductase: MKLEDKVAIITGAGRGIGEGIAYCFAEEGADLALCSRSLAEVEEVAKKIRAMGRKALPVQADVTRFHDVQQLVQSTLNTFGKIDILVNNVGGGRSEAGVGGGAVSKRGFSILDLTDDDWDGSYEVNLKSQVYMCRAVVPHMKAQKSGKIINASSISAKTGDPYRMPYSSMKGAIITFTWALAKELASDNINVNCICPGLIYTPAWEAGATTLWQKVPRYQELKTPEEVFQEYVKRLVPLGREQTAEDIGRAAVFLASEDAKNITGQTINVDGGIVMD, from the coding sequence ATGAAACTCGAGGACAAAGTAGCCATTATAACCGGAGCCGGCAGAGGAATCGGGGAGGGTATTGCCTATTGTTTTGCTGAGGAGGGAGCTGACTTGGCTCTCTGCTCACGAAGTTTGGCTGAGGTGGAGGAGGTTGCTAAAAAGATCAGGGCAATGGGCCGAAAAGCTCTACCTGTCCAAGCTGATGTTACACGATTCCACGATGTGCAGCAACTGGTTCAGAGCACCCTAAATACCTTCGGCAAGATAGACATACTGGTCAATAACGTTGGTGGCGGCCGCAGTGAGGCTGGCGTAGGTGGCGGGGCCGTAAGTAAAAGAGGTTTTAGTATTCTCGACCTCACCGACGATGATTGGGATGGTTCCTATGAAGTCAATCTTAAGTCGCAAGTATATATGTGTAGGGCGGTCGTACCACATATGAAAGCACAAAAATCTGGTAAAATCATAAATGCCTCCTCAATCTCTGCGAAAACTGGCGACCCCTATCGAATGCCTTATAGCTCTATGAAAGGAGCAATAATAACCTTCACTTGGGCGCTGGCTAAAGAGTTAGCCAGTGATAACATCAATGTCAACTGTATCTGTCCTGGGCTCATATATACCCCGGCCTGGGAGGCAGGCGCCACAACACTTTGGCAGAAAGTCCCCCGTTATCAAGAGTTGAAGACGCCCGAGGAAGTCTTTCAGGAATATGTAAAGAGACTTGTGCCGCTCGGTAGAGAACAGACTGCAGAAGATATCGGCCGCGCGGCCGTTTTTTTGGCCTCAGAAGACGCCAAGAACATCACCGGCCAGACGATAAACGTCGATGGCGGTATAGTAATGGACTAG
- a CDS encoding 3-keto-5-aminohexanoate cleavage protein has product MSTQYSEIPKRFPVEPRWDREIGLDMTKQPKWNIPDIVIIEAAVVGHPIKRATNPHHPYTPDEIRKEAIECIEAGASAVHFHARTDEGDPEGDTSEYIEKLRLIIDPIREKYGDNIVIGGCNVLPTFKEEEALIKTGLFETSPANAYYWNHSKLLQAETRMMQEYGVKPQIALNGDSDLNRAKQWLIDPGIPEKPLYWIYLPSYTTGSTPMPNEFAMVESLMWQIRRIREIDPASVIMICGSGRASSYLATTAMLLGVHVRVGMEDTIYRWPHKDDKLDSNVRVVAEMVGIAKALGRRPATANEFRALVGLPTR; this is encoded by the coding sequence ATGAGTACACAATACTCTGAGATACCGAAGAGGTTTCCTGTTGAACCGCGATGGGACCGTGAAATTGGTCTGGACATGACCAAACAACCAAAGTGGAACATACCGGATATCGTGATTATAGAAGCTGCAGTTGTTGGCCATCCAATAAAGAGGGCGACCAATCCTCATCACCCATATACCCCGGATGAGATAAGGAAAGAAGCCATTGAGTGCATAGAAGCTGGAGCTTCAGCTGTACACTTCCATGCCCGTACGGATGAGGGAGACCCTGAAGGTGATACGAGTGAGTATATTGAGAAACTACGTCTCATTATAGATCCTATCAGAGAAAAGTATGGTGACAATATAGTTATAGGCGGCTGTAATGTACTGCCCACTTTTAAGGAGGAGGAGGCTCTTATAAAAACGGGACTGTTTGAGACTTCGCCAGCAAATGCCTATTATTGGAATCACAGCAAATTGTTACAGGCTGAAACCCGAATGATGCAGGAATACGGAGTCAAGCCACAGATTGCGCTTAATGGCGATAGTGACCTAAACAGGGCCAAACAATGGTTGATAGACCCAGGAATTCCAGAAAAACCGTTATATTGGATTTATCTTCCAAGCTATACTACCGGTAGTACCCCCATGCCTAACGAATTTGCAATGGTTGAGAGTCTGATGTGGCAAATTAGACGCATAAGGGAGATTGACCCGGCATCTGTTATCATGATATGTGGTTCAGGGCGCGCTTCTTCATATCTGGCAACTACGGCCATGTTGCTGGGTGTGCATGTGAGAGTTGGCATGGAAGATACAATTTATAGGTGGCCACACAAAGATGATAAACTTGATAGCAATGTCAGAGTAGTTGCTGAGATGGTTGGCATAGCTAAGGCCCTGGGCCGAAGGCCAGCTACAGCAAATGAGTTTCGGGCATTGGTGGGTTTACCTACACGCTAG
- a CDS encoding VOC family protein: MKKKGIGELLTRFHHMGVIVKNLDEAVEYYQALGIGPFGPSNLVHLDRIVYGKPATDVKNLVKATKLGPIGIELIQPVSGVSPPSKFLESRGEGIYHLAFVVDDINEATSIMTEAGFKVIYSSKNEGGGGMAFFDTDKVGGIIIELEELPPHLSEDPYWGIKSW; encoded by the coding sequence CTACTAACAAGGTTCCACCACATGGGGGTAATAGTTAAGAACCTGGACGAGGCTGTTGAATATTATCAAGCTCTAGGTATAGGGCCATTTGGACCCTCGAATTTAGTTCATCTAGACAGAATAGTTTATGGTAAGCCTGCCACTGATGTTAAAAATTTAGTAAAAGCAACGAAGTTGGGGCCAATAGGGATTGAGCTAATTCAACCTGTTTCAGGAGTGTCCCCCCCGAGCAAATTTTTGGAGAGCCGAGGTGAAGGCATTTACCACCTAGCCTTCGTTGTGGATGACATCAACGAAGCAACGTCTATAATGACTGAAGCAGGGTTTAAGGTGATCTACAGTTCAAAAAATGAAGGTGGCGGTGGCATGGCTTTCTTTGACACCGACAAGGTCGGTGGTATTATTATTGAGCTGGAGGAGCTACCACCTCATCTTTCTGAAGATCCATATTGGGGCATTAAATCATGGTGA